Genomic window (Temnothorax longispinosus isolate EJ_2023e chromosome 3, Tlon_JGU_v1, whole genome shotgun sequence):
TTCAGATCAAACGAATCTTCGTCAAGTTTCCCGTAGAATTTAAGTCAAATAAGTCAAACTTCCtctgtttaatttaaacgCGCGATCCATTAATTACAACTTTATATATCTCAGAAGTAAATTTCCGCGTTCTCACTTCAATTAAACAAgatgtgtatattattaaatggtGCTACGACATCTAGATGATTACATTGGACGGTGCAATTTGATCATTCGAGGAATGATCGATTAGGGAAGTCATTCTAAAGCAGTTAGTTGTCCAGCATCGTTGGTGTGACTGAACcgagattattttatataaaagaatgagaaagagagagagagagtgcaaTAGAGTAACGAACAAATTGAAAGTTTGTCGCTGCGATCAGATCAGATTTAGGTGCGacttctctcgttctctccttGTTTATTTCTCTCTGACGAATTAATAAAACCGTCGTGAGGAGGCGACCTATCTCCCGCACCGTGTCCCGACGCTCGAGCACGACTCGAGCAACGAACGACACGGCCGTATGTCCGAGGGattctatttctctcttcctctttccgaTAGCTTTAACACGCGACAAACACTGTAATATAAAGCGCTTCTGTATTCATACACGCATGATAACGCAAGCAATAAAGTAAGataacaacatatatatattcatcgaTGGgctgttttatttctttcccgGAAACGATGGAGACTAAACGCATGGAATCTTGCGATATCCGGTAAACGATGcgtatgtgaaatatatatatgtaggacGTCCAAATTTAGATGAGATGTGAGATTTATATCGAAGAGTCAACTTTTCTTCAGGAAGGATGCAAGAACACGAACAAggctattattttttgtaaacttGCTAGTCCAATTACTTTTTCGACTTTAGTAAAGCACAAACGGACGTTCTGTTATtcatttttgaatatattctaCCTGAAACTTAATTCACGGAAAACTCGGGTTTAAATAACTTGTAGAAAAACAGTTtacactttattatatatttttgaatattttgaagCTTAATTATCGTAGAAAGCCTCCTATTTTAAATAGCTTGCAATTAGAAGATTGTTTTTCACTCCTTTCAAGTAAAGCGCGAACGACATTTCATTCAATTTTGAATCTTAATTTTCGCGAAGACccttatatttcaaaaaatttgtaggTATAGAAAATTACCCTTCGTTATTTTTGCTAATAAGTATTAAGTCAACAGAACAAATAATGCTGTATGTATATCACGCGATACTACCAGCCGCTATTTCTAGAACACCATGCGTAAAACAACATCGCCTGATATAAGTGCTGAGAGATATGGACCAATTAATTTTACCATGTACAATGTCGCTATTATTACCGAAAAGTTATTGCGCACAGTTACTATCACCAAGATTCACGACGAGGCAATAGAGCTCGTAAATCGCGAGCTTACACGTGTGTTATCACGTGTGCGCACATAGGCTGGATTCTATCTAGTGGGGAAACCGGAGACTGGTGAGccggaaagaaagagaataagACGTGTACGATAAAAATTCTCCGTTCTATTccttatatacataatattcatGTATTTAGATTGTACCCATTACACCGTAGTAACatcaacaatattttttttgttccattttcttatcgatttaaatatatctttattcgtatgtataaataaattgtggGAGGGGAAGAGGTAGGGGGAAAGGGGTTCAAGGGGGGAGGGACAAGGTGGGTGTGGGTGGCTTGTCCGTGGGTGTCTAAACGCCTGTCTTACACTCAAGGATGTGCCCGTCGTACTCTCGCTTGCCCTATAAGATATATACCTTTACGTCTATCTTCTAGCTTTAAGActattttctttgtaaacGTGATCACAGTGTAAAGGCGTCGCTATATACGCTAAAGCGGTAAGCACATACGGTGAACACGGGTTAACACACGCTCCTGTGTCCTGTAtatcagtatttttaaatcacacctttcgctctctccctccgttctcctctctctccttctctctctctcttcgacCAAGTTCTTCCGTTCATCTTCTCGCACGAATACACGCAACTTTCTTTTATCCTCGATGAATTATTTCCAATCAGGcacttttttttgttcacGATTCCGCCCCGAGGAGCCGCACGAGAGTACGACAGGCGCgcgcattattttttttcttttgtaaaggTATCTAAAAAGATTTGTACGTCAATGATGCTTTAATAATAAGGATCGAAAGTGCGAATGACGAACGTGTCCCTAATAATGAACATACGTGCCCTGCGTACAAAATAGTGGTAGTTTCGCGACAGCTCTTAAATACGTTATATCGATCGAAGATAGTAATAATTTGTGTACGTTGCATTCGTTTACGCGCGAGATCTGCCCGATGGATCTCCCGACGCGCTcatcgtttctttctttttttcttcctttcctcctcttccttcttttttttttacacgtgaAAATTCGCCCGTTGTGAATCATGTTAACGCGGCATCGGCATCTGTTAAGAAAAGCACCGTTAACGCTAAGAGATTCGCTTATCTAATCGTATAGTCCCGTGGTTTCCGGTCCTCTTGGAATGCaaagcaataataaattacttagattctaataaataattataatcgtattaaatattacgcgATATACAGaatagttatttaaataactacAACCATTTACAGCAGTGTCCGCGTGTACGTGTATCTCTTAGTCTCATTGCGTGAGAGACggcacatatttatatatatatatatatatttatatttatataaatgtccgtgtatacatatatctgtgtgtatgtgtttGCTGTTCGTTATGTACGTGACTctacgtgtgtatatatatatatgtatatgctatctcaatttttttcccttcgtgctttctctctcctctaatactttttctgtacaaatatttatatataaaatatttatcggaTCAAAGGCGAGAAAGGCGGAGAGAGATAACCTCGGCCGAAGCGAACGGACATCGAGATACCTGCCCGGGTACGTACGAGCCTTCGGCTAAAAGTCACACCTCTCGAACTTGCCCCCCTATcgtgttaatatttaataacgcaCGCCCGGCTAGCTTTTGTGTTTTCCTGTACATCCACGCTCCACGGTTCTTCACTGATGCGACGCAACGTTCCCATCTAAGGGAGAAAGAATAAATGGAACTCGCGACGATACTTGCTGGTATTGACCACGTCGCAGCCGAGAAATCGTCGCGATCCAACGGTATCCACGTGTATCGATACGGGATATACGCCGCGTCAATGTGCTTCTGACAAACGCCACGCTTCGGATCCTTCAAATTCTCTTCcgaatttgtaaaatttctcaACAGTCATTTCTTCTTGAGTTTGCGTGGAAATCCAAATCATGGGAGTCACTGAAGGATAAACTCTTCGATTATTCGTGgtatttcttcttctattatataaattttacgcgCATAggtcttaaatatttaaacctatgcatatagatataaatttctttttctcactttacatatgtacaatttttctttgtcCTTAGACAGTCTGGccttaaaacaataataaatgctttctttttctctctctctttctttgcgTCTGTAAAATAGACTTTCACTGAACCATATCCGTGTCGTCGCGTTTGTCTTAAGCATCCAAACCGCACAGCGTCAACTAAAATCTCTATCtatttacttgaaattttaatgtactttttcgcaaaaaagTACAACATAGCTATATGTTGTATATATAGCtatgtaatatgtatgtatatatattacttttcgCAATTATCAACGGAGCGATTTGCGACGTGCCCCGTCGCATttctatacttattttactaatttaagaCTAATGATAGAGCTCGGAATATCTCGATAAAGCCCTATGGACGGATAGTTCGTACAATATAACAGCATGATGGACGAGTGTGTGTtggcaatttctttttttatctcgcaattttctctccctttttctctcttttaaagAAAAGGCACAAGTTGTCGCGCTTTgtacattattttctgaaagagCAGACataccctctctctctctttctcgaattcttaagaataatttacaattcaaTTTACAGTTGTCTCGCCGTCATGCTTCGGCAAGCGCGTTCTTGCGGCTTTCGAAAGTATTTTTGGCGAGAAGTATGTCTGAACACGTCGCAGAAAATACTTATACCTTCATGCTAATGAACACTGAACGTACGTTACATACGACATACGTACCGAATCTCCTGCCGTAAGGTAAAGGTACCAATACCCAGACATGTACCTATATCCGgacacctttattatttataagtataacgcgaataaaaatcaaagataaaagtattttttcttcttcagtTATAATAGccaaacgtttattttcataaatttaaatttttttaaaggtatccaGACACAGATACGTGTCCAGGTATTGGTACATTTCCTATGCTCAAGTGTCcgggtattggtacctttaccttatatatattttgtcttGTTCAacgaagaaggaaaagaaaagaagtagaagaaacagaaagagaaaagacaaaattttttaactgcgAGTAGCTCTCTGCCTTCTTCTCCCAGCTACTGATGACTCTTACTCAGTAAATGCGAGTTGAACTGGTACAGATTACAGCACTGCTCCCCGCAAATATTGCACTTCCACGGGTTACTCTCGCTGTGACAACCTTTGTGGAGGAAGTACAACGTCTGATCCGGAAACGTGATGCGACAGTGGGTACACTGGAGGCCGCTCGTGCGAGGATCTGGCCTAGTCGAGGTCGGTGGTTCGCCCCTCGAGTGTGGATTGGAATTAACGCCGCCACCGCAACCGctgttgttattgttattggtGGAGCTGGTGGATAACTTGCGACGTAGATCGTCGCGCAGCAACGACTTCAACGGTGACACCTTGATCAGCGACGGTAACGGTAGATTGCTCGACGTCGCTCCGCTGTCGTCCATACCGTTGCTATTCGGCTCTTGCTTGATGGGTATCAGGGAGATCGAAGGTGTAATGGCTTCGTCACCTCCGCCTACGTTCCTaagaaaattgtgaaaatCCGATCTGTAATTTACGTGATTCGGAACGCAATTAATTGTCGgcatttctaatttaatccTTGAATTATTCAACATAcatgatttatttatcagTCAAGTAGAGATTagcgataaaaataacatgaacatataaaaatcatacaagttaataataattttcgcgaCCTACTTTTGCTTACCTATGAATGGTACTGCTATTGATAGATAATTGATGATGACTACTGCTCGGCGCGTTGCTATTGCTGTCAGCGCTCTGCGGACTATTGGGGCTGTCTCCGTTCAACGGGGCAGGACTCGGATTTCGTTGATTGGCAGCTTGTTCGGGGTAAGGAATGGATATCTCCACGTGGGGCGTAAGGAAATGCATGGGGGGCGTGGCGTTGTCGGTCGAACGGTTGCCAGTGCTGTCCCCGCTGTCGGACAGAGGTGCCGAAGGCATCGCCTCCCCAGACGTGCAACTATTCATTATGGACGTAGAGCTATTTGGTCCTGGATTATCTAAATCTATTCCATGTCTATGAACAATAAAAGGTATAACATAAAATGGGATAGCAACGTGATACTTTCCTTGAATAATTCCCGAAAGTGGCATGCGACTTACCTATTAAAGAAGTGCAACCTAAGGCATTTCATGGTTGCCGCACGATAATTACAGAGAGGACACGATTTGACCATATCGTGTTGACCAACGTGCTCGTTCTGAAAGTGAGCGCGCATCGCGATCTGTCTTTGGAAACCTCGGTTACATATCGGGCAATGGTATGGCAAAGTTTTTGAATGCGTCGTAAAGTGTTCCGCAAGATGGTCCTTCCGAAAGAATCTCTTCTGACATACCCGACATTCGTACGGTTTCACGCCTGTATGCCTCatctaaaagataaaaagaggaTACCATAGGTCAAATGTGTTTGCAGATAACTGTATATACATTGAGTACAGAAAATCATCATTAACAGGATACAGAaaacagaattatatatttgaaaaaatttgatttcttatatttatcaacTAAAACATGTAACAAATCGTCAACCAAAACGTGTGACGTATCGACATAGGTTTTTCCACCGTACAATCTTTCTGTACTTACTTTGTGTCGTCTCATGTTAGCTCCatttgaaaatttcatattacaGACGTCGCATTCAAACATCTTTCTGTGAGACCTGATCCCCGAATGACCCTCCTCTCCATCCCCATCATTCTCTGTCCCTTCTATACCTTCAGTGCTCTCCCCGGCTTCGCCGCTCGCCAGACATTGATCTTGATGAGCGGAGAAAGCTGCCTTGTTTATAGTTTCATAATTGTCGCATCTATCACATCTACGAAATTAAGAGAATCAGATACGCGTATCCAAGAGACGTACATACATCGTTTTGCGATAGAGCAGTCGTTCCAGTCGGCTGTTATCCGACACGAAGCTACAAATCTCAATCTCACCTGAACGCGGGAACAGCTCCATCGCTGCTGTCATAATTTGTATTGAGAGCGGCCTCGTTGTCAGGATCTAACGCCTCTTCCTCCCTGTGATTAGAAGAGTCTCCGGCCTCGGCTTGCGAAGAGGAATGGGAGTCTACCTCGTTTTCCCCACCACCACCGTCAACCCCATCTGACATGTTACCAGGCGGAAGGACTACCTTGAGTCCGTCATCTAACCTAAGACGGACAAGTGCATGGATTAGTCGAGCTTATTCCTGGGTGGCAAAACGCAGACACTGCAGACAGCGTATACTCGTAGAATTCACACAACCGCTCCGACAGTTCCAAACGTCCAAGTGGGGAGCACCGATCTCACCGCTCGCCCATTTAAATACAACCTTAACCCGTTTAAAATAGGATCACAAATGCCTCTCGCTAACGTACGAGAACCGCGAGCGAGGATCGATCATCTGACGCGCTTCGCGTTCCATATTTCGTCGAGCCGAGCGAACGGGAGGCTCGGTCGCTCGGGGCACCCGACCCGATATCGTCGTGCCCTACATAGCGTCGACCCGTTCATCGTCACCACGTTCGCGCCACGGACACGTCGCCGTGCGGGATCTCGTAATAACGCGACGCAGAGAGAAACGCGCTTTTTCGCTACGCGGGACACTCGCGCGATTGCTCAACGTTCGCGAATTCTGCGGAGAAACAAGGCCTGCCTCTtatcgcgcgagagagagagtgcgtGTCCTCACCGTGTATATCACCGTGACGTATTTACGCGCGAGCTCGCGTCCGCTCGCATCTCGCGCCGTCGCGCGCGCCCCGAATGCCACCTTTACCTGTCagctcgctctctctctctctctctctctctctccgcggcGCGACGGCGGTGGCCCGATGCCCGATACACCCGTGTAATATCTCTCTGTCAAGCCGCTCCGTCGGCCCGTGCTCGCGTTTCGCGATTTccaagcgcgcgcgcgcgcgctcgagaGAAAGAGCGTGAAAACCGCGAGAATACACTCCGAGGAGGGGTGTCCCTCGAGCGAGGAGAGCAAGGTGCAACGGTACGGAGTGTTACCCAATCCTGGGAAGATTACGGCATAGAAACACCTGGTGGTAAAGCGCAATGCCAGAGTGCACTGCACTTTGTCCCAGTTTCGACCGAATCCGTCACTCGTGACGTAGTTTTCGCGGCTTTTCCGCGGAAAGTCTCTGGCGGTCTCGCGCGCACGACGGCGGAGGAggcgagaggaaaaaaaatgattggCAACCGGGAGGGCAACGTGAGGAGGGGACGAAGGGGGCCAAGGGGAACGGGAAGGGGGCGAAGAAACGGACGAAACGACGGGACGGACGAACGGGGACGGGGGCAGCGGGACacctctcgcgcgcgctcacGGCTTTTTGCGACGGCCACTTACTCACATTCCACGGGGGGGACCGCGGGTGGACCTTCCTCGGCGCCACGACGGAATTTTCGCTCGTCGTCCTCGCGGGCCGCCCGACACTCACGAGCGCTGCCGCACACGCATCTCCCtgacacttttatttttctctctctctctctctccctccccgcGCACGACCACACACAACTACACAAGTAAAATGTAACGGAAGCGCCGAGGTGTCCGTACGGCACTTCTCTCGCTCGTCTGCGCTCGCCGATATCGGCACTGCTGCCAACCGCGTCGCCACCGACGGACCGACCGATCCGCGGCTCCGCGCGCTCACCGACCGACGGACATCGCGCCGACGTCGTTGCACCGGACTCCCGTGATCGAGACTGATCGTGATcacgcgggcgcgcgcgcgcgcgcatggcTCGGTCGCGCGAACATAACCTCCTCGCGCGACCCGAGGTTGgtaccgcgcgcgcgtttcgacTCCGCTGACCTGTCAAACGTCACGCACGTCATCGCCCCGCACGGCTCGTCGTATGATGGCGTGTTTACGCGCGATCGCGGACGGCGACGGTCCGCGGAGTTTCACGCTGCGATTCCTAACCTAAAAAACCCACCTACGTGAATTTTCATCCGCAAACGGAGGAGATCGGAAATCGGGTCGTCGTGGGCGACGCGATCTCCTTCCAGCGCTGTCATGTGACGTCTCCTCTGGCGTAAGGATTGTTTTCTCGATAAAACGCGGATCGCGGATCTTGTCGCGCGTATCGATTCCGCGGAGTTGCGACTCCGAAGTCTCCGATCTCCGATCTAACCTCACCTCACCTCATCACCACATTCTCGCGCTCGCGGTGCACTTCACGACTTCACTCCGCCTCGCCGCGTGCATTGTGCAACTGCGTTGTTTGTTGACTTCTCCTCGCGAGAAACTCGGACGGAATTTCCGTTATGCCTGATGGTTATGCCTCGCGCGGGAGACGAGGGTCGTCGTTACAGGTGTAATCGTAACGCCGGCGCGAACTGATATCCTCTCATTTTCCGTATTTCAGTGCGTTTTTGCCGATGTTTATCGAACGTGCGGCCAACATCCGCAGATTGACGGTGCCCGATTGACGTAAACAGGTAATCTGCAATTCCGAGTCGCACCCATTTCGCATCCCCACGCCGATACGCTCCGTATTAATTTCTCGAACAAAATGCTGCGACGAGTAGACGAGCGAATCGTTCGAAACGTAGAGAAATGAAGATTAATTTGAGCTTCTCTTCAGCATCTATCTTATACATAGTCGCATTAACATCGATgtgatatataatacatagtaAGCGAGATGTTAACAATACGCCATCAGGTTTATCAGCAGAAACCGAGCAATGTCTGTCACTTTGCGACCAATagatttcatattatttaaatttttcaatggTTACGAAACGGTAGATTTATTCTGCAGACGGATTGTTTTCTGCGGTCAATCTGCTATTGCGTTCTGTTGACATATTCTATGATATTCCTGCTAGCATTCTGCCGACAAAGCAGACGGCAGATACTTAGTGACATTTATTTTCGACAGATTTGACTATCTGGAGTACATTTGTCTAATGTATTGATTTACGAGTGAACATATCAGGAAGACAGGCAGATAATTTGTGGACGAAATTATTTACTTGCGGTCGGCGCAGCTGTGCTCGCGAAGGAGGATTAATGGAGCAAAGAAGacggagaaaagaaaaagagagggagagaatgAAGAGAGTGAGACAGAGACAGTGACAGTGACAGAGTATATGTTATGGTGGCACCGAGTGTGTGTTGGGCGTTGCTCTCCGGTTACCTGTTGATCGTCATTTACATGTTATCTCCTATATCGTGCGATTGTCGTTGTTTTACTGAATCTGTGGGTTCTCTGGCGATCGTTCTTATCATGAAACGCTACGGTAAGATCGGAGTGAATGATCGTCCCGTGAGATTcgatctgtctctctttcttttcctctctcttctttgtatctcgacagtcctctcgtttctctctttACACGTTCACGTTATGTTTTTTCCGCGATCGATCATCGAATTCGCGTGCCTTATCGCTGATAAGAATGTCCGTTTTACATCTGTTAAGTGCTCCACGATGGATCCTGAGCTCAACGTAAGCGATATCTTATAGCTCCATTTTTAGATTAGagctgattttttatttatgatcaaaacatttaattttacagaGACAATTGAGTccaattgttaaaaaattccagGTTTCTCTATAGATAATCGCGAGTGACAAATTCGGCACAAGAATGAGTTCAGAATTCACGCCTCGTAACtcggttaaaaaaatatgaagattaaaaatactttcacAAATCGTTGCTTTTAGAAACCTGCGGTTTActgcgatttatttaaaatcttaatatcTCGTTCtctatttacttttataattatctgttatttttaagatgtctttaaaaaaaattaataaaaaatagcgaAGTTACTTTCGAATATACACCAGTTTTTTGCTATAATTCGAtacagatataaattaatctaaaaatggtgctaataaaatt
Coding sequences:
- the LOC139810637 gene encoding uncharacterized protein isoform X1, with translation MSDGVDGGGGENEVDSHSSSQAEAGDSSNHREEEALDPDNEAALNTNYDSSDGAVPAFRCDRCDNYETINKAAFSAHQDQCLASGEAGESTEGIEGTENDGDGEEGHSGIRSHRKMFECDVCNMKFSNGANMRRHKMRHTGVKPYECRVCQKRFFRKDHLAEHFTTHSKTLPYHCPICNRGFQRQIAMRAHFQNEHVGQHDMVKSCPLCNYRAATMKCLRLHFFNRHGIDLDNPGPNSSTSIMNSCTSGEAMPSAPLSDSGDSTGNRSTDNATPPMHFLTPHVEISIPYPEQAANQRNPSPAPLNGDSPNSPQSADSNSNAPSSSHHQLSINSSTIHRSDFHNFLRNVGGGDEAITPSISLIPIKQEPNSNGMDDSGATSSNLPLPSLIKVSPLKSLLRDDLRRKLSTSSTNNNNNSGCGGGVNSNPHSRGEPPTSTRPDPRTSGLQCTHCRITFPDQTLYFLHKGCHSESNPWKCNICGEQCCNLYQFNSHLLSKSHQ
- the LOC139810637 gene encoding uncharacterized protein isoform X3; protein product: MLDDGLKVVLPPGNMSDGVDGGGGENEVDSHSSSQAEAGDSSNHREEEALDPDNEAALNTNYDSSDGAVPAFRCDRCDNYETINKAAFSAHQDQCLASGEAGESTEGIEGTENDGDGEEGHSGIRSHRKMFECDVCNMKFSNGANMRRHKMRHTGVKPYECRVCQKRFFRKDHLAEHFTTHSKTLPYHCPICNRGFQRQIAMRAHFQNEHVGQHDMVKSCPLCNYRAATMKCLRLHFFNRHGIDLDNPGPNSSTSIMNSCTSGEAMPSAPLSDSGDSTGNRSTDNATPPMHFLTPHVEISIPYPEQAANQRNPSPAPLNGDSPNSPQSADSNSNAPSSSHHQLSINSSTIHRSDFHNFLRNVGGGDEAITPSISLIPIKQEPNSNGMDDSGATSSNLPLPSLIKVSPLKSLLRDDLRRKLSTSSTNNNNNSGCGGGVNSNPHSRGEPPTSTRPDPRTSGLQCTHCRITFPDQTLYFLHKGCHSESNPWKCNICGEQCCNLYQFNSHLLSKSHQ
- the LOC139810637 gene encoding uncharacterized protein isoform X2; translated protein: MSDGVDGGGGENEVDSHSSSQAEAGDSSNHREEEALDPDNEAALNTNYDSSDGAVPAFRCDRCDNYETINKAAFSAHQDQCLASGEAGESTEGIEGTENDGDGEEGHSGIRSHRKMFECDVCNMKFSNGANMRRHKMRHTGVKPYECRVCQKRFFRKDHLAEHFTTHSKTLPYHCPICNRGFQRQIAMRAHFQNEHVGQHDMVKSCPLCNYRAATMKCLRLHFFNRHGIDLDNPGPNSSTSIMNSCTSGEAMPSAPLSDSGDSTGNRSTDNATPPMHFLTPHVEISIPYPEQAANQRNPSPAPLNGDSPNSPQSADSNSNAPSSSHHQLSINSSTIHRNVGGGDEAITPSISLIPIKQEPNSNGMDDSGATSSNLPLPSLIKVSPLKSLLRDDLRRKLSTSSTNNNNNSGCGGGVNSNPHSRGEPPTSTRPDPRTSGLQCTHCRITFPDQTLYFLHKGCHSESNPWKCNICGEQCCNLYQFNSHLLSKSHQ